gttcaataacaaaagtttctcaatactttgttatataccctttgttggcaatgacacaggtcaaacattttctgtaagtcttcacaaggttttcacacactgttgctggtattttggcccattcctccatgcagatctccactagagcagtgatgtattggggctgtcgctgggcaacacggattttcaactccctccaaagattttctatggggttgagatctggagactggctaggccactccaggaccttgaaatgcttctcgaagccactccttcgttgcccgggcggtgtgtttgggatcattgtcatgctgaaagacccagccacgtttcatcttcaatgcccttgctgatggatggaggttttcactcaaaatctcacgatacatggccccattcattctttcctttacacggatcagtcgtcctggtccctttgcagaaaaacagccccaaagcatgatgtttccacccccatgcttcacagtaggtatggtgttctttggatgcaactcagcattctttgtcctccaaacacgacgagttgagtttttaccaaaaagttatattttggtttcatctgaccatatgacattctcccaatcctcttctggatcatccaaatgcactctcgcaaacttcaaacgggcctggacatgtactggcttaagcagggggacacgtctgtcactgcaggatttgagtccctggcggcatagtgtgttactgatggtaggctttgttactttggtcccagctctctgcaggtcattcactaggtccccccgtgtggttctgggatttttgctcactgttcttgtgatcattttgaccccacggggtgagatcttgcgtggagccccagatcgagggagattatcagtggtcttgtatgtcttccatttcctaataattgctcccacagttgatttcttcaaaccaagctgcttacctattgcatattcagtcttcccagcctggtgcaggtctacaattttgtttctggtgtcttttgacagctctttggtcttggccatagtggagtttggagtgtgactgtttgaagttgtggacaggtatattttatactgataacaagttcaaacaggtgccattaatacaggtaacgagtggaggacagaggagcctcttaaagaagaagttacaggtctgtgagagccagaaatcttgcttgtttgtaggtgaccaaatacttattttccaccataatttgcaaataaattaataacaaatcctacaatgtgattttctggaatttattttctcaatttgtctgtcatagttgacgtgtacctatgatgaaaattacaggcctctctcatctttttaagcgggagaacttgcacaattggtggctgactaaatacttttttcccccactgtatccctTCCCTCGCACCCACCCACAGGGCAGGTCCTCACATTCAGGGACACATTGATATGGCGGTCCAAATGTTACTCCTTAGCTTTCTATCTCAGTCAAGGCATTATCAATCTTATATGCTAAAAACTCTTTGTTACAGACGCTATACCTTCTTGATGAAGCCCTTTGTTGCAGTGCCAATAAAAGGCAGGAGAAGGACTCTTCCGAACATCACAGATCTGACAGAGTTGATGAAGCTGGATTTTCCTGACCCAGGAGGACCCATCAAAAGAACCCTGACTCGGTTCAGAGACTGGCAGGCCGGTTTGAAGGAGACCAGATTCTTCCTCAGTGACCCCCTCTCTCTGGTAAAATGAGATAGCACAGAAAGAGCCATAATATTACATCAGGCAGCCTGCAGACTGCTTTTAGGCCACCAATATTAAGCCACAGACTAGCCTCTACTGCTGTAGAACAGATTACTTTGTTATTGATAGATTCAGGAAATTCATTTCCAATGTGACCTACTTCTCAGTCCATGACAGCTCCCTCCAAGGGTTCAGCAGCACATCTCCAACACCTTGAACATAATAAGAACAAACAATTACACTAGGCCTAGACTTCATTTTCAGAGAGTACATTTAATTCATCACATTGTTTTGGGGCAGAATTACTTTGAATGCGATGCAACTCCACATCCATGAAGGGCACCTCGAACTCTTCACTCCAACCAGTGGGTGTGTAGGTATCATCTTCCATCACATCAACACAAAGTGTTTTGTCCTTATTGTTGTAAATTTTTAGGCAATCCCCAAAGCCCAAGATTTCATTATTATACTTATTATTAAAAATGATCGAATCGCGGTGCTTCACGACAGGAAAGACGTTTGCTTTTTGATGGTCTATTTCGAAGACAAATGCCCCTCTGTCCTCTTGGAGATAGGAATGAGGTTGTTTACTCAGATAGCCCCCCTTCATTGTGCCTGATTCCAAATAAACGATTACAACGAATCTTCCCACTTTATCGAATTTAGAAATCAAATCAGACATCTTAAATCCATGGTGGCGCGCCCTGTAGAGCAGGTGAAGTCGGACAGGTTCGGGAAAAAACTTTAAcaactgtttctctctccccaaaTCCAGTGCAGATACAGCTGCATGGGCCATGAATAAATCAAGCGGAGATCACTACCCTGCTACGAAATGCAAACCCAATATGTGCGCCTATTTCCAAAAGTAGCCTAATGTCCGCACCGGAATCAATAATGGTCTGACTGTGGAATGGCCATATCCACGTATGCCTAATTAACAGCCTATCGAAAGTGAAATGTTCCAGAAAAACGAAACTTATTGTAGACCAGCCCACACTCACTGTGCTCAAAAAAGCTGCGTATAAAGGACCGGACATGATGGCATTGAGCAATGCGCAAACAGCTATTCTATTTTCCTGGTAGCCTAAGTGGGTAGGTAGGCTAATCTTTTATGATTGGTGACAGGTTTCACTTTAGGCCTACTATTGATTTGGTGTTCGGGTTCGTACGCTATCCACTAACACCGCTCAGAAATAGCAGTAGTAGATTTCGTGAAGTCTACTGATATCACATTGTTTTTATGGCTTCAGTAATGTCTGCATTGGGTTTGAAGCAAGAGACGCATTTGTTGAAGCTCCTTCCTGAACCTGCCCAACTTCACCTGCTCTACAAGGGAAGCCACCATGGGTTTTACATGCATACGTTGAGATCTAAATTTGACAAAGAAGGAAGATTCGTTGTAATAGTGTATTTCAAATCTGGGGATGTAAAGGGGGGTTACCTGAGTAAATCGTCTGAGAGTGAGGACCAAGACGCGTTTGCCTTCGAAATAAACCATCAAGAAGGAACACCCTTTCCTGTTCTGGATGACTCTAAGGCGACACATTTTTCaacctcttggtctaatggttaCTTGAAGTTTGGGAAATGTCTGAAGTTGTACACCGAGAATAGAGAAATTTGCGTGAAATCGTTTGATATGATTTATCACCAGAGTGGGACGGAGCCGAGGTACCTGGATGTTGAGCTGTATCGAGTTGGAAGTAAATATAACTACTCGCCGCCCAAAACGTTTTTCATTTCTGTCTTTATTGTACTGTTAATTGTTCTGATTATGCTCTTATTCATTTTATATTCAAGGTGCTTGGAGGGAGCTGTCATGGACTGAGGAGTAGGTCACATTGTGAATTAATTTACGGAATCCATCAGGAGTATCACACATTAACTTCTCAGGACTCTTCTTCTGCTATGACTGTACTTGGTGGTATAGAAACACTATTTGAAGGTTGTCTgatgcagacctgggttcaaatactatttaaggTTTTTTAATTACTTTCACATAGGCTACATTTCAAAGGAAGTTTTAGGACATATTTTCTTCGGAAATACAAGCTTGTAAATGTATTTGGAAAGTATTGTCATGTATTTGAAAATTCTCATATGTTGACAAGTGTAATTTCAAAGACACatttgtatttgaacccaggtctgtttggtGGCAGGGGTATTTGAAAAGTATTTGGAAACAAGTAGcctatttgaaaataatttcataTAGTAATTATaggaaattatttgaaaatactttcaaatactacAAATACAATTAGTTGATTGGGCCAAATTATTTGCAAATACATAGAAAATaagtcattaaaatacaaatactAAAATAAGCATGTCTTTGAACTAGGACTgtcacattttttttttaaatcgagATAATCACAGGATTTGCTGTGATTTAATTGTGCTTAATGGTAAATACCGTACACTACcgatcaaaagttttagaatacctactcattcaagggtttctttattttttactattttctacattgtagaataatagtgaagacaacaaaactatgaaataacacatatggaatcatgtagtaaccagaaaagtgttaaacaaatcaaaatgtattttatatttgagattcttcaaaagccaccctttgccttgatgacagctttgcacactcttggcgttctctcaatcagcttcatgaggtagtcacctggaatgtgttTCAATTACCAGGTGTGCCTtcgtaaaagttaatttgtggaatttctttccttaatgcgtttgagccaatcagttgtgttgtgacaaggtaggggggggggggtggtatacagaagatagccctatttggtaaaagaccaagtccatattatggtaagaacagctcaaataagcaagaaCTTAAGAGTTCAAGTAACggagacatctcaacatcaactgttcagaggagactgtgtgaatcatgccttcatggtcgaattgctgcaaagaaaccactactaaaggacaccgataaaaagaagagacttgcttgggccaataaacatgagcaatggacattagaccggtggaaatttgtcctttggtctggaatccaaatttgagatttttggttacaaccgccgtgtctttgtgagacgtggtgtgggtgaacggatgatctccgcatgtgtatttcccactgtaaagcatggaggaggaggtgttatggtgtgggggtgctttgctggtgacactgtgatttatttagaattcaaggcacacttaaccagaatggctactagagcattctgcagcgatacaccatcccatctggtttgggcttagatggactatcatttgtttttcaacaggacaatgacccaacacacctccaggctctgtaagggctattttaccaagaaggagagtgatgtagtgctgcatcagatgacctggcctccacaatcccccgacctcaaccaaattgagatggtttggatgaGTCGGGCCGCAGAGTGatggaaaataaagaaaaactcttgaattaGTAggggttctaaaacttttgaccggtagtgtatttgcTCAAATTGAGCTATTATTTACGATTTTTCATGCAAAAAAACATTACAAGTATATTGACGTCTTGATAGGTAAATTGAGAAAGCACACTTTTTCCTTAACCTCAATGTCAACTTGTTTTTACATGGCATTGTTGATTTGAGCTGTATAGATTATCTATTTAGGATGTTTAGACTATttccattgctttcagacaatgcGATTAATCACAATAAAAAAAAGGAGTGCACCAAATTACAAAATGTTAACTTGAGTTATCTGATTAACTCTGACAGCACTtaattgaacccaggtctggtctgATGTAATATTATGTATATTTCTGTGCTTTTCCATTTCACCAGAGGGAGGGGGTCACTGAGGAAGAATCTGGTCTCCTTCAAACCGGCCTGCCAGTCTCTGAACCGGGTCAGGGTTCTGCTGATGGGTCCTCCTGGGTCAGGAAAATCCAGCTTCATCAACTCTGTCAGATCTGTGATGTTCGGAAGAGTCCTTCTCCTGCCTTTTATTGGCACTGCAACAAAGGGCTTCATCAAGAAGGTATAGAGTAAAGAATCTGTAAGAAGGAGTATTTAGCATGATacatacagtgcctagtgaaggtctacacaccccttgcacagtcttcacattttactgccttaaaatgtaatctaaaaagggatcaaattatttttttcctGTCGATCTACACAACCTAGTCCAcatttttatactgaacaaaaatataaacgcaacatggaaagTGTTGAACCCACGTTTCATTAGAAACTTTTGTTAAAATTATTTTtaaaggaactcagtccggctttaaacgtagtcttgaaagttgtaatagtagaatgcataAAGTGCAATTTCGAAgtttgggtagtgcatcatcagttcctcttgccatgttagtcattgcatatcTTAGAGAGCTATTGATAACTTGTCAGAAAtatccagatcaactagcccatgtcagctaatgtttttttatttaggttttttagaccatagatattgttgtaattttttagtcactcaaatatcacataaatacacattagacatggcaaaatataTAGAACTGCAAGAAAagtagctttaaaactgctacattttctttgcaccccatgacaaaatgtgtagaattgcaggaaataagctttaatcCTGCagaattctctccaccaacaagaggggtgtgaacatgttgtgtcatgaacagtgcttgtgcccatagaaatagacgtggcgcgTGTGCGGGATGTTCCTCAATGCTGGAAAGGGGGCccagagtgaaaaagtttggTAACCCCTGCATtagatgaaataaaagatcccagaaatgttccagacgcacaaaaagcatatttctctcaaattttgtgcacaagtttgtttacatccctgttagtgagcgtttctccattgccaagataatccatccacctgaaagatgtggcatatcaagaagctgattaaacggcatgatcattacacaggtgcaacttgtgcttgggacaataaaaggccactctaaaatgtgcagttttgtcacacaacacaatgccacagatgtctcaagttttgagagagtgtgcaattggaatgctgactgcatgaatgtccaccagagctgttggcagataattgaatattaatttctctaccataagccgcctcaatcatcgttttagagaatttggtagtatgtccaaacggcctcacaaccgcagaccacgtgtaaccacgccagcccaggacctccacatccggcttgttcacctgcgggatcgtctgagaccagccacccggagagCTGATGaagctgaggagtatttatgtctgtaataaagcccttttgtggggaaaaaactgATTCTGACTGGCGCCactgcccattcatgtgaa
This window of the Coregonus clupeaformis isolate EN_2021a chromosome 33, ASM2061545v1, whole genome shotgun sequence genome carries:
- the LOC121548829 gene encoding interferon-induced protein 44-like, whose protein sequence is MAHAAVSALDLGREKQLLKFFPEPVRLHLLYRARHHGFKMSDLISKFDKVGRFVVIVYLESGTMKGGYLSKQPHSYLQEDRGAFVFEIDHQKANVFPVVKHRDSIIFNNKYNNEILGFGDCLKIYNNKDKTLCVDVMEDDTYTPTGWSEEFEVPFMDVELHRIQSVGDVLLNPWRELSWTEKERGSLRKNLVSFKPACQSLNRVRVLLMGPPGSGKSSFINSVRSVMFGRVLLLPFIGTATKGFIKKLKSYDIRSERGGKPTALTLCDVLALGDGETTGLTLTDALTVIKGHAPEGHKFQSDAPIKAETSGYRPNPSVNDQIHCAVFVLNACQVMTTSEDLTMILRTLQAEISDLDIPQVVLLTHVDQMCHAVQEDVKFVYSSRMLQEKMQKAAEVVGLPVSYVLPVKNYSSELSVSCNTDILLLSAVHHILQAVDDTYEDYCPPTPADASPVTV
- the LOC121548830 gene encoding interferon-induced protein 44-like isoform X1, with the protein product MASVMSALGLKQETHLLKLLPEPAQLHLLYKGSHHGFYMHTLRSKFDKEGRFVVIVYFKSGDVKGGYLSKSSESEDQDAFAFEINHQEGTPFPVLDDSKATHFSTSWSNGYLKFGKCLKLYTENREICVKSFDMIYHQSGTEPRYLDVELYRVGSAWRELSWTEEGRGSLRKNLVSFKPACQSLNRVRVLLMGPPGSGKSSFINSVRSVMFGRVLLLPFIGTATKGFIKKLKSYDIRSERGGKPTSLTLCDVLALGDGETTGLTLTDALAVIKGHAPEGHDFQSDAPIKADPSINYQIHCAVFVLNACQVMSTSEDLTETLRTLQAEIADLDIPQVVLLTHVDKVCHTVQEDVKFVYSSRILQEKMQKAAEVVGLPVSYVLPVKNYSSELSVSCNTDILLLSAVHHILQAVDDTYEENHHPTPADASAEPPHLQNSTTSPVTF